One genomic window of Borreliella burgdorferi B31 includes the following:
- the rplP gene encoding 50S ribosomal protein L16, giving the protein MLSPKKVKYRKKQRGRLSGEAQKGNKISFGEYGLVSLETNFITARQIEAARIAMTRKIKRGGRVWIRIFPDIPYTKKPAETRMGKGKGGVDHWNAPVKLGTVMFEMSGVVEELAQEAMSLASSKLPVKTMFVVRRDLR; this is encoded by the coding sequence ATGTTAAGTCCAAAAAAGGTTAAATATAGAAAGAAGCAGAGAGGAAGATTGTCTGGAGAGGCCCAGAAGGGCAATAAAATTTCTTTTGGTGAATATGGACTTGTTTCTTTGGAAACAAATTTTATTACTGCTCGTCAAATTGAGGCTGCTCGTATTGCAATGACTCGTAAAATAAAAAGAGGCGGAAGGGTTTGGATAAGAATATTTCCTGATATTCCTTATACTAAAAAACCAGCTGAAACTAGAATGGGTAAGGGCAAAGGGGGTGTTGATCATTGGAATGCTCCTGTTAAGCTTGGCACTGTTATGTTTGAAATGTCAGGGGTTGTTGAGGAACTTGCTCAAGAGGCTATGTCGCTTGCAAGCTCTAAGCTTCCAGTAAAAACCATGTTTGTTGTAAGGCGAGATTTGAGGTAA
- the rpmC gene encoding 50S ribosomal protein L29, which yields MLKNFKNFTLEDMKAKRLELKKEYLDLRFKSVVGHVENPLKKREIRRDIARLNTMICEYELGIRKV from the coding sequence ATGTTGAAAAATTTCAAAAATTTTACTCTTGAGGACATGAAGGCTAAAAGGCTAGAATTAAAGAAAGAATATTTAGATTTAAGATTTAAATCTGTTGTTGGTCATGTTGAAAATCCTTTAAAGAAAAGAGAGATTAGACGTGATATTGCAAGGCTTAATACAATGATTTGTGAATATGAATTAGGTATTAGAAAGGTTTAG
- the rpsQ gene encoding 30S ribosomal protein S17 — MARENKKELIGKVVSDKMSKTIVVEIVQRKMHPIYHKYLKVSKKVKAHDEKEVSKVGDKVKIIEVRPISKDKRWSLVEVLEKLK; from the coding sequence ATGGCAAGAGAAAATAAAAAAGAATTAATTGGTAAAGTTGTTAGTGATAAAATGTCTAAGACTATAGTAGTAGAAATTGTTCAAAGAAAGATGCATCCAATTTATCATAAGTATTTAAAGGTTAGTAAAAAAGTTAAAGCACATGATGAAAAAGAAGTTTCAAAGGTTGGCGATAAGGTAAAAATTATTGAAGTTCGACCTATTAGTAAAGATAAAAGATGGTCTCTTGTTGAGGTTTTAGAAAAATTAAAATAG
- the rplN gene encoding 50S ribosomal protein L14: protein MIQMQTYLTIADNTGGKVAQCIKVLGGSKRRYAKIGDIITIVVKQAIPNSSVKKGDVYKAVIVRTSKEVRRKNGTYVRFDDNACVILDANLSPRGKRVFGPVARELRDANFMKVVSLASEVI, encoded by the coding sequence GTGATTCAGATGCAAACTTATTTAACAATTGCGGATAATACTGGTGGCAAGGTGGCTCAATGTATTAAGGTGCTTGGTGGCAGTAAAAGGCGTTATGCCAAAATTGGGGATATAATAACCATTGTAGTAAAACAAGCAATTCCTAATTCTTCTGTTAAAAAAGGAGATGTTTATAAAGCCGTAATTGTTAGGACTTCTAAAGAAGTAAGACGTAAAAACGGAACTTATGTTAGGTTTGATGATAATGCTTGTGTGATACTTGATGCTAATTTAAGTCCTAGGGGCAAAAGGGTATTTGGGCCTGTTGCAAGAGAACTTAGGGATGCTAATTTTATGAAAGTAGTATCATTGGCTTCAGAGGTTATATAG
- the rplX gene encoding 50S ribosomal protein L24: MKTKLKIGDSVKILSGKDRGRIGKIASINRKKNKVIVESCNMVKKVIKARTPQEKGRIIDKEAAIDISNVMIFVKGTSSRLGIRFENNEKIRYLKKNGQRI, encoded by the coding sequence GTGAAGACAAAGTTGAAGATAGGTGATAGCGTAAAAATTCTTTCTGGAAAAGATAGGGGTAGAATAGGTAAGATTGCTAGTATAAATAGAAAAAAAAATAAAGTTATTGTTGAATCTTGCAATATGGTTAAAAAAGTCATTAAAGCTAGGACACCCCAAGAAAAAGGCAGAATAATAGATAAGGAGGCCGCTATAGATATTTCAAATGTGATGATATTTGTCAAGGGAACTTCTTCAAGATTGGGCATTAGATTTGAAAATAATGAAAAAATAAGGTATCTTAAAAAAAATGGACAGAGGATATAG
- the rplE gene encoding 50S ribosomal protein L5, producing MNYVPELKKYYKDSVIKELVKEFEYKSIMQVPKLEKIVISVGVGEAVRNKKLLDSAVLELAQITGQKAVKTKAKKAIAGFKIRQGQEIGAKVTLRGNAMYEFLYKLIHLALPRVKDFRGINGDAFDGNGNYSFGITEQIIFSEIDYDKIERISGLNITIVTTASNDKESKALLLKFGMPFSN from the coding sequence ATGAATTATGTTCCTGAATTGAAGAAATATTATAAAGACAGTGTTATAAAAGAGCTTGTTAAGGAATTTGAATATAAATCTATAATGCAAGTTCCCAAGCTTGAGAAGATAGTGATTTCTGTAGGTGTTGGGGAGGCTGTTAGGAATAAGAAGTTATTAGATTCTGCTGTTTTAGAGCTTGCTCAGATCACTGGTCAGAAAGCTGTAAAGACAAAAGCAAAAAAAGCAATAGCCGGGTTTAAAATTAGACAAGGACAAGAAATAGGTGCTAAAGTTACACTTAGGGGCAATGCAATGTATGAATTTTTATATAAGCTTATTCATTTAGCATTGCCAAGAGTTAAGGATTTTAGGGGAATCAATGGGGATGCTTTTGATGGCAATGGAAATTACTCTTTTGGGATAACGGAACAAATAATATTTTCTGAAATAGACTATGATAAAATAGAGAGAATATCTGGTTTGAATATTACAATTGTGACAACAGCTTCAAATGATAAAGAAAGTAAAGCTTTGCTTTTGAAATTTGGAATGCCGTTTAGTAATTAG
- a CDS encoding type Z 30S ribosomal protein S14 encodes MAKKSMIIRALRKPKYKTRQNNRCKLCGRPRGYLRDFCMCRICFRKYASEGLIPGVSKSSW; translated from the coding sequence ATGGCAAAAAAATCAATGATTATTAGGGCTTTAAGAAAGCCTAAGTATAAAACAAGGCAAAATAATAGATGTAAATTATGTGGTCGTCCAAGAGGATATTTAAGAGATTTTTGTATGTGTCGAATATGTTTTAGAAAGTATGCGTCTGAAGGATTAATTCCTGGCGTTTCAAAATCAAGTTGGTAA
- the rpsH gene encoding 30S ribosomal protein S8, protein MAITYSIGDMLTKLRNASRVGHGSVDLKMSNMNKSILNILKEEGYIKDFNFLEKKGIAFIRVLLKYDNKRNPVINKIDAISTPGRKIYSSYRNMPRIKNGYGILIISSSQGVITGKEAKDKKIGGELICSVW, encoded by the coding sequence ATGGCGATTACTTATTCAATAGGAGACATGCTAACTAAATTAAGAAATGCAAGCAGAGTTGGGCATGGATCTGTAGATTTAAAGATGTCTAATATGAATAAATCAATATTAAACATTCTTAAAGAAGAGGGTTATATTAAGGATTTTAATTTTTTAGAAAAGAAAGGAATTGCTTTTATTAGGGTTTTGCTAAAGTATGACAACAAAAGAAATCCTGTTATAAATAAAATAGATGCCATTTCTACTCCTGGTAGAAAAATTTATTCTTCATATAGAAATATGCCAAGAATAAAGAATGGATATGGAATATTAATTATATCTTCTTCTCAAGGTGTTATTACTGGTAAGGAAGCTAAAGATAAAAAAATAGGTGGTGAGTTGATTTGCTCAGTTTGGTAG
- the rplF gene encoding 50S ribosomal protein L6, whose protein sequence is MSRIGRLPIKIPDAVKVDVKDNLVIVEGIRGRLVQDIKDSINVKVENGSVIVDRVLNDKKAKAYHGLYRSLIFNMVKGVTEGFSKSLTINGIGYRVEQQGNSLFLSLGYSTQFEYVIPDGISVKLDGNTKISVEGIDKFKVGQVAAEIRSLKKPEPYKGKGIKYDNEVIRRKVGKSGVKK, encoded by the coding sequence ATGTCACGTATTGGAAGACTTCCGATAAAGATTCCAGATGCTGTTAAGGTTGATGTTAAAGACAACTTAGTGATAGTTGAAGGTATTAGGGGAAGATTAGTTCAAGATATAAAAGACAGTATTAATGTTAAAGTTGAGAATGGCAGCGTTATTGTTGATCGAGTTTTAAATGATAAAAAAGCAAAAGCCTACCATGGTCTTTACAGAAGTTTAATTTTTAACATGGTAAAAGGAGTGACTGAAGGATTTTCTAAGTCTCTTACTATAAATGGTATAGGATATAGGGTAGAGCAACAAGGCAATAGCCTTTTTTTAAGCCTTGGTTATTCAACTCAGTTTGAATATGTTATTCCAGATGGTATTAGCGTAAAGCTTGATGGGAATACTAAAATTTCAGTTGAAGGAATAGACAAGTTTAAGGTTGGTCAGGTTGCTGCTGAGATTAGAAGTTTAAAAAAACCAGAGCCGTATAAAGGAAAGGGTATTAAGTATGATAATGAAGTTATTAGAAGAAAAGTTGGAAAATCTGGTGTAAAAAAATAA
- the rplR gene encoding 50S ribosomal protein L18 gives MKKIKEAEQRKLRRKKRIKDKIGRGVASRPRITVFKSNRYFYAQVIDDSKGHTIASISTIEKSLNLGKNIDDVKKLGEVLAKRLKEKNINNLIFDRNGYKYHGLIASFATSLREFGINI, from the coding sequence ATGAAAAAAATAAAAGAAGCAGAACAGAGAAAGCTTAGACGTAAAAAAAGAATAAAGGACAAAATAGGGCGCGGAGTAGCTAGTAGGCCACGAATTACTGTATTTAAATCTAATAGGTATTTTTATGCGCAAGTTATAGATGATAGTAAGGGACATACTATTGCAAGTATTTCTACTATTGAAAAAAGTCTTAATTTAGGCAAAAATATTGATGATGTAAAAAAACTTGGAGAAGTTCTTGCTAAAAGGCTTAAGGAGAAAAATATAAATAATCTTATTTTTGACAGAAATGGTTATAAGTATCATGGACTTATTGCAAGTTTTGCAACTTCTTTGAGAGAGTTTGGTATTAATATTTAA
- the rpsE gene encoding 30S ribosomal protein S5 encodes MVDVHAQRKQIEKLISLNRVTKVVKGGRRFSFAAFMVVGDGEGHVGWGFGKANDASDAIKKSLTSARKNLRFVPIRKGTLPHEVIGCFKKAKVLIKPATHGTGVIAGGPVRAVMEALGVHDILSKSLGSNNSMNVVKATFKAFDLVLNAEKVAEMRGKTLKTLWG; translated from the coding sequence ATGGTAGATGTTCATGCTCAAAGAAAGCAGATAGAAAAATTAATATCACTCAACAGAGTTACTAAGGTTGTTAAGGGCGGAAGAAGATTCTCTTTTGCTGCTTTCATGGTTGTTGGAGATGGAGAAGGACATGTTGGTTGGGGCTTTGGTAAAGCTAATGATGCTAGTGATGCAATAAAAAAAAGTTTAACAAGTGCTAGGAAGAATTTAAGATTTGTTCCTATTCGAAAAGGAACATTGCCACATGAGGTTATTGGCTGCTTTAAAAAAGCTAAGGTTTTAATCAAACCAGCTACTCATGGTACTGGTGTTATTGCAGGGGGCCCTGTTCGTGCTGTAATGGAGGCTTTAGGAGTGCATGATATTTTGAGCAAATCTCTTGGTTCTAATAATTCTATGAATGTAGTAAAGGCGACTTTTAAGGCATTTGATTTAGTTTTGAATGCTGAAAAAGTAGCAGAAATGCGAGGAAAAACTTTGAAAACTTTATGGGGTTAA
- the rpmD gene encoding 50S ribosomal protein L30, protein MIKRKLRLQLKKARFNASRSRSKNKCFIKRMENNRKIISKNNINVQVFLVRSLIGKLNKKVKVLKALGLNKIGDKKVHFLNESIKGMLNETINMILLSEVM, encoded by the coding sequence ATGATTAAAAGGAAATTAAGATTACAACTAAAGAAAGCTAGGTTTAATGCTTCAAGGTCTAGATCTAAGAATAAATGTTTTATTAAAAGAATGGAAAATAATAGAAAAATTATTTCTAAAAACAATATTAATGTGCAAGTTTTTCTTGTAAGAAGTCTTATTGGGAAATTAAATAAAAAGGTCAAAGTTTTAAAAGCATTAGGTTTAAATAAAATAGGCGATAAAAAGGTTCATTTTTTAAATGAATCTATTAAGGGTATGCTTAACGAGACTATTAATATGATTTTATTAAGCGAGGTAATGTAA
- the rplO gene encoding 50S ribosomal protein L15 yields MFNLLKPKGASKRRKIVGRGPGSGLGKTSGRGQKGQKARNTSPRLGFEGGQTPLYRRLPRKGFSNSDYKLEYAIVNLGDIDKKFKDGQVVNYDTLLENKLIKKKNKKIKILSNGKLTKKVSFEVSKISKSAESLVIKIGCTIQLV; encoded by the coding sequence ATGTTTAACTTGTTAAAGCCTAAGGGAGCGAGCAAGCGACGTAAAATTGTTGGCAGAGGTCCAGGTTCAGGACTTGGCAAAACTTCTGGGAGAGGTCAAAAAGGGCAAAAAGCAAGAAATACTTCGCCAAGACTTGGATTTGAAGGTGGGCAGACTCCTCTTTATAGAAGATTGCCAAGGAAAGGTTTTTCTAATAGTGATTATAAATTGGAATATGCAATTGTTAATCTTGGAGATATAGATAAAAAATTTAAGGATGGACAAGTTGTCAATTATGATACTTTGCTTGAAAATAAACTTATAAAAAAGAAAAATAAAAAAATTAAGATTTTGTCTAATGGTAAGCTTACAAAAAAAGTTTCTTTTGAGGTTTCTAAAATTTCTAAATCTGCCGAAAGCCTTGTAATAAAAATTGGTTGTACTATTCAATTAGTTTAA
- the secY gene encoding preprotein translocase subunit SecY, which translates to MKELFLSLFTVKDLRNKFLFTLFVLFLFRVGSYLPIPGIDSVALKSYFKSQSDFSIANYFDFFSGGAFSNFSIFMLSIGPYISASIIVQLLVYSFPSLKKMQEGDGGRQKTKKYTKYLTIVAAVVQGYATSLYAKGIPGAVTIPFYRYIFVAILTVTTGTFILLWFGEQINQRGVGNGTSLIIFSGIVVRLQAALFNLFQSMQDPSQNVNPVFVILIISIFILVVILIIYEYKAQMRIAIHYARANSNNTVSSYLPIKLNPSGVLPVIFASVLITLPLQILSGFAETSSIARQILSYLRPNGFYYTFLNVILIIGFTYFYSKIQLSPKDISNNIRKNGGTIPGIKSDEMEKYLDEIMNKTLFSGSIFLSIIAIIPFLVQNIFRFPHDVSRIMGGSSLLIMVGVALDTLIHIDAYLKTQGFSHGNKKNYAFLQKI; encoded by the coding sequence ATGAAAGAATTGTTTTTAAGTTTATTTACCGTTAAGGATTTGAGAAATAAGTTCTTGTTTACTTTATTTGTTCTTTTTCTTTTTAGAGTTGGTTCATATTTGCCGATACCAGGAATAGATTCTGTAGCTCTTAAAAGTTATTTCAAGTCGCAATCAGATTTTTCAATTGCTAATTATTTTGATTTTTTTTCAGGGGGAGCTTTTAGTAATTTTTCTATATTTATGCTTAGTATAGGGCCTTACATTTCGGCATCTATTATTGTTCAGCTTCTTGTTTATTCTTTTCCTTCTTTGAAAAAAATGCAAGAAGGTGACGGCGGAAGACAAAAGACTAAAAAATATACAAAATATTTAACAATAGTTGCAGCTGTAGTTCAAGGATACGCAACAAGCCTTTATGCTAAAGGTATTCCGGGTGCTGTTACCATTCCCTTTTATAGATATATATTTGTTGCTATTTTAACGGTTACTACGGGGACATTTATCCTTTTGTGGTTTGGAGAGCAAATTAATCAAAGAGGTGTAGGTAATGGAACATCTTTGATAATTTTTTCTGGCATAGTGGTTAGACTTCAAGCAGCTTTGTTTAACTTATTCCAAAGCATGCAGGATCCTTCTCAAAATGTTAATCCTGTTTTTGTTATACTTATTATAAGTATATTTATTTTAGTTGTTATATTGATTATATATGAATATAAGGCTCAAATGCGAATTGCCATTCATTATGCTAGAGCAAATTCTAATAATACAGTTAGTTCATATTTGCCAATCAAGTTGAATCCATCGGGCGTTTTGCCTGTTATTTTTGCCTCTGTTTTAATTACTCTGCCTTTACAAATTTTAAGTGGCTTCGCAGAAACTTCTTCCATAGCCAGGCAAATTTTATCTTATTTAAGGCCTAATGGTTTTTATTATACTTTTTTGAATGTAATTTTGATAATTGGATTTACGTATTTTTATTCTAAGATTCAGTTAAGCCCTAAAGACATAAGTAATAATATTCGTAAGAATGGGGGCACTATTCCAGGAATAAAGTCTGATGAGATGGAAAAATATTTAGATGAAATTATGAATAAAACTTTATTTTCAGGATCTATTTTTTTGTCAATTATTGCAATTATTCCATTTTTAGTGCAAAATATTTTTAGATTTCCACACGATGTTTCTAGAATAATGGGGGGGTCTTCTTTGCTTATTATGGTAGGGGTTGCTCTTGATACATTAATTCATATTGATGCTTATTTGAAAACTCAAGGATTTTCTCATGGAAATAAAAAGAATTATGCATTTTTGCAAAAAATTTAG
- the rpmJ gene encoding 50S ribosomal protein L36, whose protein sequence is MKVRVSVKPICEKCKVIKRKGVLRIICDNLKHKQRQK, encoded by the coding sequence ATGAAAGTTAGAGTAAGTGTAAAGCCAATTTGTGAAAAATGTAAGGTTATAAAAAGAAAAGGTGTATTAAGAATTATTTGTGATAATTTAAAGCATAAACAAAGACAAAAGTAA